Proteins from a genomic interval of Arthrobacter sp. CAN_C5:
- a CDS encoding ISL3 family transposase translates to MFNATFAAPDLSTFCRLDELGLEAIGQEVKPDGAVLVCEVVEPDSWCRRCGAQGAARDMVTRRLAHEPFGWRPTTLLIRVRRYRCTGCAHVWRQDTAKAAEPRAKLSRRGLRWALAGIVCQHLTVARVAEGLGVSWNTANTAVLAEGKRVLIDDPDRFDGVKVIGVDEHVWRHTRRGDKYVTVIIDLTPIREKTGPSRLLDMVEGRSKAVFKQWLAKRPQAWRDGVEVVAMDGFTGFRTAAAEELPSAVAVMDPFHVVRLAGDALDGCRRRIQQATCGHRGRKGDPLYSSRRTLHTGADLLTDKQEQRLTDLFTTDTHVQVEATWGIYQRMIAAYRHEDRARGHELMQALIESVSDGVPAALTEIRTLGRTLKRRAADVLAYFDRPGTSNGPTEAMNGRLEHLRGSALGFRNIANYIARSLLETGGFRPRLHPQL, encoded by the coding sequence GTGTTCAACGCTACCTTCGCTGCACCCGATCTGAGCACGTTCTGCCGACTCGATGAACTCGGTCTGGAAGCCATCGGTCAGGAGGTGAAGCCCGATGGTGCGGTGCTGGTTTGCGAGGTAGTGGAACCGGACTCGTGGTGCCGGCGCTGCGGAGCCCAAGGCGCTGCACGGGACATGGTGACCCGGCGCCTGGCGCACGAACCGTTCGGCTGGCGGCCAACGACGCTGCTGATCCGGGTCCGCCGCTACCGGTGCACCGGATGCGCTCACGTGTGGCGGCAGGACACCGCTAAGGCCGCCGAGCCGCGGGCGAAACTCTCCCGACGGGGCCTGCGCTGGGCGCTGGCCGGGATCGTGTGTCAACACCTCACCGTCGCCCGGGTCGCCGAGGGCCTTGGGGTGTCGTGGAATACCGCGAACACCGCGGTCCTGGCCGAGGGAAAGCGGGTCTTGATCGATGACCCGGACCGGTTCGACGGGGTGAAGGTGATCGGCGTCGATGAGCACGTGTGGCGGCATACCCGCCGCGGGGACAAGTACGTGACCGTCATCATCGATCTCACGCCGATTCGCGAAAAGACTGGGCCGTCAAGGTTGTTGGACATGGTCGAGGGCCGCTCAAAGGCCGTGTTCAAGCAGTGGTTAGCCAAACGCCCACAGGCGTGGCGGGACGGGGTGGAAGTCGTCGCCATGGACGGATTCACCGGCTTCAGAACCGCGGCCGCCGAGGAGCTTCCCAGCGCGGTGGCGGTCATGGACCCGTTCCACGTCGTCCGTCTCGCCGGGGACGCGTTGGATGGGTGCCGACGCCGGATCCAGCAAGCTACCTGCGGTCACCGCGGACGCAAGGGCGACCCGCTCTACAGCTCACGGCGGACCCTGCATACGGGGGCGGACCTGCTCACCGACAAACAGGAACAACGCCTCACCGACCTGTTCACCACGGACACTCACGTCCAAGTCGAGGCAACCTGGGGCATCTACCAGCGGATGATTGCTGCCTACCGGCACGAGGACCGGGCCCGAGGACACGAGTTGATGCAAGCACTTATCGAATCGGTCAGCGACGGTGTCCCGGCCGCGCTCACCGAGATCCGCACTCTGGGCCGGACCCTCAAACGCCGGGCCGCCGACGTCCTGGCGTACTTCGACCGGCCCGGCACCAGCAACGGACCCACCGAAGCCATGAACGGCCGCCTCGAACACCTCCGAGGCTCAGCCCTGGGCTTCCGCAATATCGCCAACTACATCGCCCGCTCACTCCTGGAAACCGGCGGCTTCAGACCCCGACTACACCCTCAATTATGA
- a CDS encoding 8-oxo-dGTP diphosphatase: MKPRHVALCFLFRTTEAGNEVLLGLKKSGFGAGRIVTLGGGVEPGETAAQAAVREVAEESGVVVDVVNLTQLGRVRWRFPSQPAADMDAEIFTAVEWSGTPEPTVEVEPAWYPVNDLPWEGMWEDAQHWLGSVIDGTPLDVLVTLNQDNETVSSAVFA; this comes from the coding sequence ATGAAACCCCGCCACGTCGCACTGTGCTTCCTGTTCCGGACCACCGAGGCAGGAAACGAAGTGCTGCTCGGGCTGAAGAAGTCCGGGTTTGGAGCCGGCAGGATTGTGACCCTGGGCGGTGGCGTGGAACCTGGGGAAACGGCAGCCCAGGCGGCGGTGCGCGAGGTCGCCGAAGAGTCGGGCGTCGTCGTCGATGTGGTCAACCTGACCCAGCTGGGCCGGGTACGCTGGCGCTTCCCCTCCCAGCCAGCAGCCGACATGGACGCGGAAATCTTCACCGCCGTTGAGTGGTCAGGGACTCCCGAGCCCACTGTCGAGGTGGAGCCCGCCTGGTACCCGGTCAACGATTTGCCGTGGGAGGGGATGTGGGAGGACGCGCAACACTGGCTGGGGTCGGTCATCGACGGCACACCGCTGGACGTCCTCGTCACCCTCAACCAGGACAACGAAACCGTGAGCAGCGCAGTCTTCGCCTGA
- a CDS encoding sigma-70 family RNA polymerase sigma factor produces the protein MLQHDEGVFAALHREHRPRVFNYINRRINSREAAEELTNDVFRVAWQRNPDPAEVTIAWLLAVAHHLVGNEYRRRERSEMLMQRIRAIAVLESRTEQGAQQQTVADALLGLRDKEREILLLAYWDDLPVADIAQVLACSPSTAKVRLHRARKAFAAQLPSALMAEGGA, from the coding sequence GTGTTGCAGCATGACGAAGGCGTTTTTGCCGCACTGCATAGGGAGCATCGCCCGCGCGTTTTCAACTACATCAACCGCCGGATCAACAGTCGCGAAGCGGCTGAAGAGCTGACCAACGATGTCTTCCGCGTCGCCTGGCAACGCAACCCGGATCCCGCGGAAGTGACCATCGCCTGGCTCCTGGCCGTGGCCCACCATCTGGTCGGTAATGAGTACCGACGCCGGGAGCGCTCCGAGATGCTCATGCAGCGGATCCGTGCCATCGCAGTGCTGGAATCGCGCACCGAACAGGGTGCCCAGCAGCAGACGGTGGCTGACGCCCTGCTGGGGTTGCGGGACAAGGAACGGGAGATCCTGCTCCTGGCGTACTGGGATGATCTGCCCGTGGCGGATATTGCCCAGGTTCTCGCCTGCAGTCCGTCCACTGCGAAAGTCCGCCTGCACCGGGCCCGCAAGGCGTTCGCCGCCCAGCTACCCTCCGCACTGATGGCTGAAGGAGGTGCCTGA
- the xerD gene encoding site-specific tyrosine recombinase XerD, with product MTAPATRTAVDELRETGPGRLMSEYLQHMAVERGLSVNTLAAYRRDLLRYHRFLVARAITEVQRITRHDISAFAQAISTGSDGLAPLSPRSAARTVVAVRGLHRFWALEGICAADPAHDVHPPIAGKRLPKAISVDEVTRILEAVNTDTPGGQRDRALLEFLYSTGSRISEAVGLDVDDVSVDEALEGPAVVRLFGKGSKERMVPLGSYAAKAIDSYLVRARPALSANGRGNPALFLNLRGGRLSRQSAWTILKSAAEKAGVTGEVSPHTLRHSFATHLLEGGADVRVVQELLGHASVTTTQVYTLVTADTLREVYAAAHPRAL from the coding sequence ATGACGGCCCCTGCAACGCGCACCGCTGTCGATGAGCTGCGGGAGACCGGCCCCGGACGGCTGATGAGCGAATACCTCCAGCACATGGCCGTGGAGCGTGGCCTGTCGGTGAACACGCTCGCCGCGTACCGGCGTGACTTGCTGCGGTACCACCGGTTCCTCGTGGCCCGTGCCATCACCGAGGTACAGCGGATCACCCGGCACGACATTTCGGCGTTCGCCCAGGCTATCTCCACGGGATCGGATGGCCTCGCTCCGCTGAGTCCACGCTCGGCTGCGCGCACCGTCGTCGCCGTCCGTGGCCTCCACCGGTTCTGGGCGCTCGAAGGGATCTGCGCGGCCGACCCCGCCCACGATGTGCACCCGCCCATCGCCGGGAAACGGCTGCCCAAGGCCATCTCGGTGGACGAGGTGACCCGGATCCTTGAGGCGGTCAATACCGATACTCCGGGCGGCCAGCGGGACCGGGCGTTGCTGGAATTCCTGTACTCGACCGGGTCCCGGATCAGCGAGGCGGTCGGTCTCGACGTCGACGACGTATCGGTCGATGAGGCGCTGGAGGGTCCCGCCGTTGTGCGACTGTTCGGTAAGGGGTCCAAGGAGCGGATGGTGCCGCTGGGATCGTATGCGGCGAAGGCCATCGACTCGTACCTGGTGCGGGCCCGGCCGGCGCTCTCGGCGAACGGCAGGGGGAACCCGGCGCTGTTCCTGAACCTGCGGGGCGGGCGGCTCAGTCGGCAGAGTGCGTGGACCATCCTGAAGTCGGCCGCCGAGAAGGCGGGAGTTACCGGGGAGGTGTCGCCGCACACCCTGCGGCACTCGTTCGCCACACACCTCTTGGAGGGCGGCGCCGACGTGCGCGTGGTCCAGGAGTTGCTGGGACACGCCTCGGTCACCACCACCCAGGTGTACACGCTGGTCACTGCGGATACACTCCGCGAGGTGTATGCTGCTGCGCATCCACGCGCCCTCTAA
- a CDS encoding NUDIX hydrolase has translation MGDPSTRPLADQQSPRRLLDSSVVYEGRIWNVVSDTFSLVDDEDHEQLVRDYIEHPGAVAVLAMNDAGQVLLINQYRHPVRMTLWEIPAGLLDVPGEDFVAAAARELAEEADLGAEQWNVLTDLFLSPGSSSEALRIYLARGVTDIHPDARHERTHEEAEIEMVWVDLDDAVDGVLAGRIHSPSAIAAVLAAAAARSTGYDRLRPADEPWPEHASQHHTWPNGSVLKSRS, from the coding sequence ATGGGCGATCCGTCGACCCGGCCCCTCGCCGACCAGCAAAGCCCCCGGCGGCTGCTGGACTCGTCGGTGGTCTATGAAGGACGGATCTGGAACGTCGTCAGTGACACGTTCTCCCTGGTCGACGACGAGGATCACGAACAGCTGGTTCGCGACTACATCGAGCATCCCGGCGCGGTCGCCGTGCTCGCAATGAACGACGCGGGCCAGGTGCTCCTGATCAACCAGTACCGGCACCCGGTGCGGATGACCCTGTGGGAGATCCCGGCCGGTTTACTGGACGTTCCCGGCGAGGACTTCGTGGCCGCTGCGGCCCGGGAACTCGCTGAGGAAGCCGATCTGGGTGCGGAGCAGTGGAACGTCCTCACCGACCTGTTCCTGTCACCCGGCTCGTCCAGCGAGGCGCTGCGCATCTATTTGGCGAGGGGCGTCACCGACATCCACCCCGATGCACGGCACGAACGGACCCACGAGGAAGCCGAGATTGAAATGGTATGGGTGGACCTGGACGACGCCGTCGATGGTGTTCTGGCAGGCCGGATCCACAGCCCGTCGGCCATCGCGGCAGTCCTCGCCGCGGCGGCGGCCCGCAGCACCGGGTACGACCGGTTGCGGCCCGCCGATGAACCGTGGCCGGAACATGCCAGCCAGCACCACACCTGGCCCAACGGATCGGTCCTGAAGAGCCGATCATGA
- a CDS encoding CTP synthase, with protein MLGSNSVVQSTNSRFQKSAKTTKHVFVTGGVASSLGKGLTASSLGHLLRARGLSVTMQKLDPYLNVDPGTMNPFQHGEVFVTDDGAETDLDIGHYERFLDESLDGSANVTTGQIYSTVIAKERRGEYLGDTVQVIPHITDEIKRRMRLPSEPVEAKKAPDVIITEIGGTVGDIESQPFLEAARQVRQDIGRNNVFFLHVSLVPYIGPSQELKTKPTQHSVAMLRSIGIQPDAIVIRSDREVPDAMREKIGRMCDVDIDAVVNAADAASIYDIPKTLHAQGLDAYIVQALDLKFKDVNWTKWNKLLDAVHHPKHTVEIALVGKYIDLPDAYLSVTEALRAGGFANKSKVIIRWVPSDDCDTPEGAAKALDGADAICVPGGFGIRGLEGKLGALKYARENSVPTLGLCLGLQCMVIEYARNVVGLEGASSSEFDPDTEYPVIATMAEQLHIVDGDGDMGGTMRLGLWEAKLDEGSVVARTYGKTTVSERHRHRYEVNNDFRDKIAAAGMVFSGTSPDGNLVEFVELPKETHPYYVSTQAHPELSSRPTRPHPLFAGLVKAALLRRGVKA; from the coding sequence GTGCTAGGCTCGAACTCCGTGGTGCAATCAACAAATTCCCGGTTCCAGAAGTCCGCCAAGACTACCAAGCACGTCTTCGTGACGGGCGGCGTAGCATCCTCCCTCGGGAAGGGACTGACAGCTTCAAGCCTCGGTCATCTTCTCCGTGCGCGTGGCCTATCCGTCACAATGCAGAAGCTTGACCCGTACCTCAACGTGGACCCGGGCACCATGAATCCCTTCCAACACGGCGAGGTCTTCGTGACCGACGACGGCGCCGAGACGGACCTCGACATCGGCCACTACGAGCGCTTCCTCGACGAGAGCCTCGACGGGTCAGCGAACGTCACCACCGGCCAGATCTACTCCACGGTCATCGCCAAGGAACGCCGCGGCGAGTACCTCGGTGACACGGTGCAGGTCATTCCCCACATCACCGACGAGATCAAACGTCGGATGCGGCTGCCCTCCGAACCCGTCGAGGCGAAGAAGGCCCCCGACGTCATCATCACCGAGATCGGTGGCACCGTCGGCGACATCGAATCACAGCCCTTCCTTGAGGCCGCACGGCAGGTGCGCCAGGACATTGGCCGCAACAACGTGTTCTTCCTGCACGTCTCCCTGGTGCCGTACATCGGCCCGTCCCAGGAACTGAAAACCAAGCCCACCCAGCACTCCGTGGCCATGCTGCGATCCATCGGTATCCAGCCGGACGCGATCGTCATCAGGTCGGACCGGGAGGTCCCGGATGCGATGCGGGAAAAGATCGGCCGGATGTGCGACGTCGACATTGACGCCGTCGTGAACGCCGCCGACGCCGCCAGCATTTACGACATTCCCAAGACCCTTCACGCCCAGGGACTCGACGCGTACATCGTCCAGGCCCTGGACTTGAAGTTCAAGGACGTCAACTGGACCAAGTGGAACAAACTGCTCGACGCCGTGCACCACCCCAAGCACACGGTTGAGATCGCACTGGTGGGCAAGTACATCGACCTCCCCGATGCCTACCTGTCGGTGACCGAGGCGCTGCGTGCCGGCGGTTTCGCCAACAAGTCCAAGGTCATCATCCGCTGGGTACCCTCCGACGACTGCGACACCCCGGAAGGTGCCGCAAAGGCCCTCGACGGCGCCGACGCGATCTGCGTGCCGGGAGGCTTCGGCATCCGAGGCCTGGAAGGCAAGTTGGGCGCCCTGAAGTACGCCCGCGAAAACTCGGTTCCCACCCTGGGGCTCTGCCTCGGCCTGCAGTGCATGGTCATCGAGTACGCCCGCAACGTGGTGGGCCTCGAAGGCGCGTCCTCCAGCGAGTTCGATCCTGACACCGAGTACCCGGTCATCGCCACGATGGCAGAACAGTTGCACATCGTCGACGGCGACGGCGACATGGGCGGCACCATGCGCCTCGGCCTGTGGGAGGCGAAGCTCGACGAAGGCTCGGTCGTGGCCCGCACCTACGGCAAGACCACCGTCAGCGAACGGCACCGTCATCGCTACGAGGTCAACAACGACTTCCGGGACAAGATCGCAGCCGCAGGAATGGTGTTCTCCGGGACCTCTCCCGATGGCAACCTGGTCGAGTTTGTTGAACTCCCCAAGGAAACCCACCCGTACTACGTTTCCACCCAGGCCCACCCGGAGCTCAGCTCACGGCCCACCCGGCCGCATCCGCTGTTCGCCGGTCTGGTCAAGGCCGCGCTGCTCCGCCGCGGAGTCAAGGCCTGA
- the recN gene encoding DNA repair protein RecN: protein MIEEIRIRDLGVITDATLHLSGGFTVVTGETGAGKTMVVTALGLLLGARADAGAVRLGAKAASAEAVLRIAPQSTAALRAAEAGGELEESDGSAELIVARTVNGEGRSRAYVGGRSAPAGVLAELGAALVVVHGQSDQLRLKTATAQREALDKFAGPSLSTALTRYQESYRRLQDAVAELDRLRTDSRERLRDAESLQAALEEIEALAPQPGEDENLKAESMRLGNVEELRTAAYKAHQALVSGEFADDQDATVLVDAAKRQLESAGDHDPALAALAGRLAEVGYILTDISTELSGYSASLDSDGPGRLAEVESRRAELAVLVRKYAPSIDEVLEWAEAGQLRLGELGDDSTRIEALTAEIDTLEEKVAGQAKELTVLRTSAAATLAERVTDELSALAMAAASLVIEVTPGERSLFGADSLAFLLQPHPGSPARPLGKGASGGELSRVMLAIEVVLAAVDPVPTFVFDEVDAGVGGKAAVEIGRRLAMLAEHVQVIVVTHLPQVAAFASQHIRVTKNVSATAAGDGVTASDVEVLPEAERVRELARMLAGQEESATAQAHAEELIADAARTASKC, encoded by the coding sequence ATGATCGAAGAAATCCGTATCCGCGACCTGGGCGTCATCACCGATGCCACGCTCCACCTCTCCGGTGGGTTCACCGTGGTGACCGGCGAAACCGGTGCCGGCAAAACCATGGTGGTCACTGCCCTGGGTCTGCTGCTCGGTGCCCGCGCCGACGCCGGCGCAGTGCGCCTCGGGGCGAAGGCAGCGTCAGCCGAGGCGGTCCTCAGGATTGCCCCGCAGAGCACCGCTGCGCTGCGCGCTGCGGAAGCCGGCGGCGAACTGGAGGAATCAGACGGGTCAGCCGAACTCATCGTCGCGCGGACGGTCAACGGCGAAGGCCGCAGCCGCGCCTACGTCGGCGGCAGGTCCGCCCCCGCGGGGGTCCTCGCGGAACTCGGTGCCGCCCTCGTGGTGGTGCACGGCCAGTCGGACCAGCTGCGCCTCAAGACCGCGACCGCCCAGCGCGAAGCTCTCGACAAGTTCGCCGGGCCATCGCTCTCCACGGCGCTGACCCGGTACCAGGAAAGCTACCGTCGCCTGCAGGACGCGGTTGCCGAGCTGGACCGGCTGCGCACCGACTCGCGGGAGCGGCTCCGCGACGCCGAGTCGCTGCAGGCAGCACTCGAAGAGATCGAAGCCCTGGCGCCCCAACCCGGTGAGGACGAGAACCTCAAGGCGGAGTCCATGCGGCTGGGAAACGTCGAGGAGCTCCGCACCGCGGCGTACAAGGCCCACCAGGCGCTCGTGTCGGGGGAATTCGCGGACGACCAGGACGCCACAGTGCTCGTTGACGCCGCCAAACGCCAACTCGAATCGGCGGGGGACCATGACCCGGCGCTGGCCGCACTGGCCGGCCGGCTCGCCGAGGTGGGCTACATCCTCACCGACATCTCCACGGAACTCTCCGGATACAGTGCGTCCCTCGACAGCGACGGGCCGGGTCGGCTCGCCGAGGTCGAATCCCGGCGGGCTGAACTGGCCGTCCTGGTCCGCAAATACGCGCCCAGCATCGATGAGGTTCTGGAGTGGGCCGAGGCCGGGCAGCTCCGGCTCGGTGAGCTCGGGGACGATTCCACCCGGATCGAAGCCCTCACCGCGGAGATCGACACCCTCGAGGAGAAGGTTGCGGGGCAGGCCAAGGAGCTGACCGTCCTGCGCACCAGCGCGGCAGCAACCCTTGCTGAACGGGTCACCGACGAACTGTCAGCCCTCGCGATGGCCGCCGCCAGCCTGGTCATCGAGGTGACGCCCGGTGAACGGAGCTTGTTCGGCGCCGATTCACTTGCCTTCCTCCTGCAGCCGCACCCCGGTTCGCCAGCCCGACCGCTGGGCAAGGGTGCCTCAGGCGGTGAACTCTCACGCGTGATGCTCGCCATCGAAGTAGTGCTCGCCGCCGTCGACCCGGTTCCCACGTTCGTCTTCGACGAAGTGGATGCGGGAGTAGGCGGCAAGGCAGCGGTCGAAATCGGCCGACGGCTGGCCATGCTCGCCGAACATGTGCAGGTGATTGTGGTCACCCACCTGCCACAGGTGGCCGCCTTCGCGTCCCAGCACATCCGGGTGACGAAAAACGTGTCGGCAACCGCCGCGGGGGACGGAGTCACCGCCAGCGACGTCGAAGTCCTGCCCGAAGCCGAGCGGGTCCGTGAACTGGCACGGATGCTCGCGGGCCAGGAAGAGTCGGCCACCGCACAGGCACACGCCGAAGAACTGATCGCAGACGCAGCGCGGACAGCGTCGAAGTGCTAG
- a CDS encoding NAD kinase, with amino-acid sequence MTRRILVLAHTGRRDAMTAAQEACTQLHHAGLIPVMRVEELKDIQDEYGVLAAPTETLGVDVGLEGIELGMVLGGDGTILRAAELVRGSEVPLLGVNLGHVGFLAESERADLTETVRRVVDRDYTVEERMTIDVQVWQGDVLVSQTWALNEAAVEKASRERMIEVVMEVDGRPVSSFGCDGVVMATPTGSTAYAFSSGGPVVWPELEALLMVPISAHALFTKPLVIAPTSVLAVEILTRTDAAGVLWCDGRRTVHLPPGARVEVRRCGTPVRLARTLLSPFSERLVNKFSLPTQGWRGPASHAGGTS; translated from the coding sequence ATGACACGACGGATACTGGTTCTCGCCCACACCGGGCGACGGGACGCAATGACTGCTGCTCAGGAGGCCTGCACGCAGCTGCACCACGCCGGGCTGATCCCCGTCATGCGGGTCGAGGAACTCAAGGACATCCAGGACGAGTACGGGGTGCTGGCCGCCCCGACCGAGACCCTGGGGGTCGACGTCGGGCTGGAGGGCATCGAGCTGGGGATGGTGCTCGGTGGTGACGGCACCATCCTGCGCGCCGCGGAGCTGGTCCGCGGATCCGAAGTCCCCCTGCTGGGGGTCAACCTGGGCCATGTCGGGTTCCTCGCCGAAAGCGAGCGGGCCGACCTGACGGAGACCGTGCGGCGCGTCGTCGACCGGGATTACACCGTCGAAGAGCGCATGACGATCGACGTCCAGGTCTGGCAGGGCGACGTCCTCGTCTCCCAGACGTGGGCGCTCAACGAGGCGGCGGTCGAGAAGGCCAGCCGTGAACGGATGATCGAGGTGGTGATGGAGGTCGATGGCCGTCCCGTCAGCTCGTTCGGCTGTGATGGGGTGGTCATGGCAACCCCCACCGGGTCCACGGCGTACGCGTTCTCATCCGGTGGCCCAGTGGTCTGGCCCGAGCTGGAGGCCCTCCTGATGGTGCCGATCAGCGCCCACGCGCTGTTCACCAAGCCGCTGGTCATCGCCCCGACCTCGGTGCTGGCAGTGGAAATCCTGACCCGCACCGACGCTGCCGGTGTCCTGTGGTGCGACGGCCGGCGTACGGTCCATCTGCCGCCAGGAGCGCGGGTGGAGGTCCGCCGCTGCGGCACCCCGGTCCGGCTGGCACGGACCCTGCTGTCCCCGTTTTCCGAACGCCTGGTCAATAAGTTTTCGCTCCCCACGCAGGGCTGGCGAGGCCCTGCCAGCCACGCAGGAGGCACGAGCTAG
- a CDS encoding TlyA family RNA methyltransferase, with translation MTRLDQALVVRGLARSRSQASQLIAAGRVRRDGVVQAKAAAKVAETEHLTVDTGGAPDFVSRAGVKLDGALRAFSSIQVEGKQCLDAGASTGGFTEVLLRAGAARVAAVDVGHGQLVDKLRRDPRVKVVEGLNVRQLEPEAIGGLAELTVADLSFISLTLVLLPLARATRPGGDMVLLIKPQFEVGKGKLNSSGVVASEEERRRAVGLVVRHALGLGLTIAGLIRSPLPGQDGNVEFFVWITVPMGPLVPRIEEEQDLLTLQVLDSSTGLTDARLVTGTPHGALDTTEPQ, from the coding sequence ATGACACGCCTTGACCAGGCCCTCGTGGTGCGGGGTCTCGCCCGTTCCCGGTCTCAGGCCTCCCAGCTGATCGCTGCCGGGCGGGTCCGCCGCGACGGCGTCGTCCAGGCGAAGGCCGCCGCCAAAGTCGCGGAGACCGAGCACCTGACCGTCGACACCGGCGGGGCCCCCGACTTCGTCAGCCGGGCCGGGGTGAAGCTCGACGGCGCCCTGCGCGCGTTCAGCTCGATCCAGGTGGAGGGGAAGCAGTGCCTGGACGCGGGCGCCTCGACCGGAGGGTTCACCGAGGTGCTCCTGCGCGCGGGGGCGGCGCGCGTTGCCGCCGTCGACGTCGGGCACGGGCAGCTGGTCGACAAGCTACGCCGGGACCCTCGGGTGAAAGTGGTCGAAGGTCTCAACGTGCGCCAGCTGGAGCCCGAGGCCATCGGAGGGCTCGCCGAGCTGACGGTGGCCGATCTGTCCTTCATCTCCCTCACCCTGGTGCTGTTGCCACTGGCACGTGCCACGCGGCCAGGTGGGGACATGGTCCTGCTCATCAAACCCCAGTTCGAGGTGGGCAAGGGGAAACTCAACTCCTCGGGCGTGGTCGCCTCCGAGGAGGAGCGGAGGCGGGCAGTTGGCCTGGTGGTCCGCCACGCGTTGGGGCTGGGGCTCACCATTGCGGGTCTGATTCGCAGTCCGCTGCCGGGCCAGGACGGAAATGTTGAGTTCTTTGTGTGGATAACCGTGCCCATGGGACCGTTGGTGCCTAGGATCGAGGAGGAGCAAGATCTCCTGACCTTGCAGGTGCTGGACTCCAGCACTGGATTGACCGATGCCCGGCTAGTTACCGGCACGCCGCACGGCGCACTGGATACGACGGAGCCTCAATGA
- a CDS encoding HAD-IIA family hydrolase, producing MTEASLISSYDALLADLDGVVYAGPHAIPGAVESLERLAGAGVALAYITNNASRSSEQVAAHLRELGAPATAGQVFGSALAGAELLATLVPEGSTVLVTGSQTLIDQVAAQGMIPVTSAEPTPAAVIQGFDPGLAWKDLAETAYAVAGGAVWVATNTDLSIPQTRGIAPGNGALVAAVTAATGETPVVAGKPEAPLFTTAAKHLGVSRPLVVGDRLDTDILGGNRARMDTALVLTGVDTARTALAAVTDERPRFLLASLADLYEPYPDITVVDGVHSCGTASAWVERGVLHLTGQSESLETWRAACSAWWSANPDITTATQPELVMSDGPRVLAEDPQR from the coding sequence ATGACTGAGGCTTCACTGATCTCTTCCTACGACGCGCTGCTGGCCGACCTGGATGGTGTGGTGTACGCGGGTCCCCACGCCATTCCTGGAGCGGTGGAGTCGTTGGAACGTCTGGCGGGTGCCGGCGTCGCCCTGGCGTACATCACCAACAACGCGTCCCGCTCGTCTGAGCAGGTGGCCGCTCACCTGCGTGAGCTCGGGGCCCCGGCGACCGCAGGCCAGGTGTTCGGGTCCGCCCTTGCCGGGGCCGAGCTGCTGGCCACGCTGGTACCCGAGGGATCGACAGTCCTGGTGACCGGCAGCCAGACCCTCATTGATCAGGTTGCTGCCCAGGGAATGATCCCGGTGACCTCGGCTGAGCCCACCCCCGCGGCAGTGATCCAGGGCTTCGACCCGGGGCTTGCCTGGAAGGATCTCGCCGAAACCGCCTACGCGGTGGCTGGCGGTGCGGTCTGGGTAGCCACCAACACCGACCTGTCCATCCCGCAGACCCGCGGCATCGCCCCCGGAAACGGGGCGCTCGTCGCGGCAGTCACCGCCGCGACCGGCGAGACTCCCGTCGTGGCAGGCAAGCCCGAAGCGCCGCTGTTCACCACTGCGGCGAAGCACCTCGGGGTGAGCCGGCCGCTGGTGGTGGGAGACCGCCTCGACACCGACATCCTGGGCGGCAACCGGGCCCGCATGGACACCGCGTTGGTGCTCACCGGCGTCGACACCGCGAGGACGGCGTTGGCCGCGGTCACCGACGAACGCCCCCGGTTCCTCCTGGCCAGCCTGGCTGACCTTTACGAACCGTACCCGGACATCACCGTGGTTGACGGGGTGCACAGCTGCGGCACGGCGTCAGCCTGGGTGGAGCGCGGAGTGCTCCACCTGACAGGGCAAAGCGAGAGCCTTGAGACGTGGCGGGCGGCCTGCAGCGCCTGGTGGAGTGCCAACCCGGACATCACCACCGCCACGCAGCCCGAACTCGTGATGTCCGACGGTCCCCGGGTGCTCGCCGAAGACCCCCAGCGATGA